TACTTTTTCTTCCACTTTTGCAACAAGAAAATACGGTGCAGTTCCATTTGTACGAAAATGGGATGCCAACTTTTCTTTCTTTTCTTGTATTTCGTCTTTTAATTCTTCTGCTAAATGAGAAATACCATTCACTTTGTACGTATGGGTTAATACATTTTCAAAAAATTTCTCGATTTGTTCTTGATCAGCTCTTAAAGGAGCTTGAATACGAATTTGCATATTATTTCCCTCATGATTATGTTCCGCAATATGTTTTAAACGAATCGTTTGATGGCGGAACGGCTGCGTATTTCTCTTGTTCTGGTGAATAGGTATATGGATTCTTTAATACGTTGAGTAACTCAAGCACGAGCTCATTATTTCCTTCATTAACTAATGCAGCGAGTGCATTTTCTACTAAATAATTTCTAGGTATGATGGCTGGATTGTGCTGCTTCATAAACTCATTTGACTGCGAAATGGATTGTTCTTGATTTGCACGTCTCACTTCCCACTTTTCTTTCCACTGGAGGAAGTTTTCCGTCTTAAATAACGCTATTCCTTCGAAAGTATTTAGCGCGAATGCTCGGAACGTATTCGTATAATCGGCGGCGTGAATTTCCATCAGTTCGAGTAATTCTCCGACTAGTTGTTCATCTCCCGCTTTTTCCTCAAATAATCCTAATTTCGCACACATTCCCTCCATCCATTCCCTATGATAGATTTTGGGGAATTTCTGTAGGATCGTTTCAGCCAGTTCAATCGCTCGATCTTCTTCTTCGTGAATTAAAGGTAACAAGCTTTCCGCTAATCGCATTACATTCCAGTGCGCAATGGGGGGTTGATTGCCATAAGCATATCTTCCTTGCACATCGATTGAGCTATACACCGTATTCCTTGCATAAGTGTCCATGAATGCACAAGGACCATAGTCAATCGTTTCCCCGCTAATAGTCATATTATCCGTATTCATCACGCCGTGAATAAACCCAACCAACTGCCATTTCGCTATAAGCTTCGCTTGCCGTTCCATAACAGCTGCTAAAAAATTTTCATATTTGTTTTCATCATCAGCAATTTCTTGGTAATGTCTTGCAATCGCATAATCAGCTAGTTTCATTACATCATCTAATGTGCCAAATTGACGAGCAAACTGAAACGTCCCGACACGCAAATGACTTGCAGCTACTCTAGCAAGCACAGCACCTTCTAACTTTGACTCTCGGTAAACTGATTCACCTGTTGTTGCCACTCCTAAGCTGCGTGTCGTCGGAATGCCGAGTCCGTGCATTGCTTCACTAATCAAATATTCCCTGACCATCGGACCCAGTGCTGCGCGTCCATCTCCCCCTCTTGAATAAGAAGTAGGACCAGCTCCTTTTAATTGAAGGTCGACCGTTTTTCCTTGAGGAGTTTGCCATTCACCGAGTAAAATAGCGCGTCCATCTCCAAGCATCGTAAAATGACCGAATTGATGTCCCGCATAGCTTTGCGCAATTGGAACGGCATTTTCAGGGATGTCATTTCCAGTGATGAAACTAGCGGACAGCAGTGCTTCGTTTATACCAAGTTCTTCTGCTAACGCATTATTGACCAAAATAGTTTTCGGAAAAGGAGCGCGTGCAGGCAATTGCTTGGAATAAAAGATGTCAGGTAACGTGATATAAGAATTATCGAGTGTGATGTTCTTGTTCATGAATCTCCCTCATTTCAATTGGTGATTAATCGTCCATGATGTTTACTATTCGTTCTTCCATTCTACCTTATACGTGACACGAAATAAAAAGCTGATGATTACCGAACGAATCGACAAATCATCAGCTGGTTTATTTTTTAAAACATGCCCCAACTGCTTGGATAATCGCACCGCGAAACCCATCAGCCTCAAGCGATTCAATTGCACGAATGGTTGAGCCATTTGGAGTTGTTACATCGTCTTTTAATTTCCCAGGATGTTGGCCAGTCTCTAGCACCATTTTTGCAGCTCCTAATACCGATTGTCCAACTAGCTGATACGCAAGGTCACGAGGCACTCCGTGTCGTACCGCACCATCTGCAAGCGCTTCGATAAACATATAGACATATGCTGGTGAAGAGCCACTGACTGCGGTGATCGTGTCCATCAGTCGTTCGGGAACTCGTTCCGCTTTTCCAAAAGAGGTAAACAATTGATCGAGCTTCTCAATCTCCTCTTCAGAGACACATGCATTCGGACAATAGGCGGTCATACCTTCGCCAACGTATGCGGGAGTGTTTGGCATAATTCGTACGATTTTCGTACCTTCTGGGAATAAATCTCCAACCTCGTTTAACGTCACGCCAAAACCGGCAGTGACGATTAATGTGTCTTTTCGGATAGCTGGTGATATTTCTTTTACAAC
The Paenisporosarcina cavernae genome window above contains:
- a CDS encoding protein adenylyltransferase SelO; translated protein: MNKNITLDNSYITLPDIFYSKQLPARAPFPKTILVNNALAEELGINEALLSASFITGNDIPENAVPIAQSYAGHQFGHFTMLGDGRAILLGEWQTPQGKTVDLQLKGAGPTSYSRGGDGRAALGPMVREYLISEAMHGLGIPTTRSLGVATTGESVYRESKLEGAVLARVAASHLRVGTFQFARQFGTLDDVMKLADYAIARHYQEIADDENKYENFLAAVMERQAKLIAKWQLVGFIHGVMNTDNMTISGETIDYGPCAFMDTYARNTVYSSIDVQGRYAYGNQPPIAHWNVMRLAESLLPLIHEEEDRAIELAETILQKFPKIYHREWMEGMCAKLGLFEEKAGDEQLVGELLELMEIHAADYTNTFRAFALNTFEGIALFKTENFLQWKEKWEVRRANQEQSISQSNEFMKQHNPAIIPRNYLVENALAALVNEGNNELVLELLNVLKNPYTYSPEQEKYAAVPPSNDSFKTYCGT
- the proC gene encoding pyrroline-5-carboxylate reductase; this encodes MDTMIGFVGCGKMAQAIIHGMITYGGYSPKQIVATARTHATRESIVNKFGINVQTNNKEVASSTDILFLAIKPHDFLEVVKEISPAIRKDTLIVTAGFGVTLNEVGDLFPEGTKIVRIMPNTPAYVGEGMTAYCPNACVSEEEIEKLDQLFTSFGKAERVPERLMDTITAVSGSSPAYVYMFIEALADGAVRHGVPRDLAYQLVGQSVLGAAKMVLETGQHPGKLKDDVTTPNGSTIRAIESLEADGFRGAIIQAVGACFKK